The following are from one region of the Maribacter aquivivus genome:
- the cmk gene encoding (d)CMP kinase, whose amino-acid sequence MKKITIAIDGFSSTGKSTLAKQLAKKLEYVYVDTGAMYRAVTLFAMKSGFVEAGEVDEDALVKSLGDIKLNFIFNSDLGYAEMYLNGENVEKEIRTMPVSKNVSQVSVISAVREKLVAMQQAMGADKGLVMDGRDIGTVVFPGAELKIFMTASPEKRAVRRYKELLDRGEDVVYADILENVEKRDYIDSNRAISPLKRADDAIEFDNSDLGLEDQFQRMYEHSLRVIEKHQA is encoded by the coding sequence ATGAAAAAAATCACTATTGCAATTGATGGATTCTCTTCTACGGGAAAAAGCACTTTAGCTAAGCAATTGGCTAAAAAGCTAGAATATGTTTATGTAGATACAGGTGCAATGTATCGTGCAGTTACTCTATTTGCTATGAAGTCCGGTTTTGTAGAAGCGGGTGAGGTGGATGAAGATGCATTAGTGAAATCATTAGGAGATATTAAATTGAATTTTATTTTTAATTCAGATTTAGGGTATGCCGAAATGTATTTGAATGGTGAAAATGTAGAGAAGGAAATAAGAACTATGCCTGTGTCAAAAAATGTGAGTCAGGTTTCTGTTATCTCAGCTGTGCGAGAGAAGTTGGTAGCCATGCAACAAGCGATGGGTGCTGATAAAGGTCTTGTTATGGACGGTAGAGATATCGGTACAGTGGTTTTTCCTGGTGCTGAGCTTAAGATTTTCATGACGGCTTCACCAGAAAAACGTGCGGTAAGAAGATATAAAGAATTGTTGGATAGGGGAGAAGATGTGGTTTATGCAGATATTCTTGAAAATGTTGAAAAACGAGATTATATAGATAGTAACCGTGCAATTTCACCTTTAAAGAGAGCAGACGATGCTATTGAGTTTGATAATAGTGATTTAGGGCTAGAGGATCAGTTTCAAAGAATGTATGAACATTCGCTCCGGGTTATAGAAAAACATCAAGCATAA
- the lon gene encoding endopeptidase La: MGDSKFSNFDNMSLQGIDQDSELIPLLTPEDEEQMNSETLPETLPILPLRNTVLFPGVVIPITAGRDKSIRLIKDANNGSKVIGVVSQKDEETENPDVQDINTLGTVAKILRVLQMPDGNTTVIIQGKKRFEVAEILTKKPYLTATVRETEEVRPKKNDKEFLAIIESIKELALKIIRDNPNIPSEASFAIKNIQSDSFLINFVSSNLNLDVKAKQELLEIGSLQERALATLKYMNVEMQKLELKNDIQSKVRNDLDQQQREYFLHQQMKTIQEELGGVSYDEELEEMKIKSKKKKWGKKVKEHFDKELAKMKRMNPQVAEYSIQRNYLDLMLDLPWKEFSKDKFDLKRAQRILDRDHYGLEDVKKRIIEYLAVLKLRNDMKSPILCLYGPPGVGKTSLGKSVAEALGREYVRMSLGGLRDEAEIRGHRKTYIGAMPGRIIQSLKKAGTSNPVFILDEIDKLSNSNQGDPSSAMLEVLDPEQNSDFHDNFLELGYDLSKVMFVATANNLGSIQPALRDRMEIIHVSGYTIEEKVEIAKKHLLPKQLTEHGLDSSHLKIGKPQLEKIVEGYTRESGVRSLEKQIAKMVRYAAKSIATEEEYEVKVSNEVIIEVLGAPKMERDKYENNEVAGVVTGLAWTSVGGDILFIESILSKGKGTMSITGNLGKVMKESATIAMEYIKSNAERFGIDPSVFEKYNVHIHVPEGATPKDGPSAGITMLTSLVSLFTQKRIKKSLAMTGEITLRGKVLPVGGIKEKILAAKRAKIKEIILCADNERDIKEIKESYLKGLTFHYVKEMSEVIDIAITDVKVKNAKEL; encoded by the coding sequence ATGGGAGATTCTAAATTTTCAAATTTTGACAATATGTCTTTACAGGGAATAGATCAAGATTCTGAGCTTATACCACTATTGACCCCTGAAGATGAGGAGCAAATGAATAGTGAGACATTGCCAGAAACTTTACCGATATTGCCTTTAAGAAATACAGTGCTTTTTCCTGGTGTGGTAATTCCTATTACTGCGGGTAGAGATAAAAGTATTCGCTTAATAAAAGATGCTAATAATGGTTCTAAGGTCATTGGTGTAGTTTCTCAGAAAGACGAGGAAACTGAAAATCCTGATGTGCAAGATATTAACACCTTGGGTACGGTTGCCAAAATATTACGTGTGCTTCAAATGCCCGATGGTAATACAACGGTCATCATTCAAGGTAAAAAACGTTTTGAGGTTGCCGAAATTTTGACTAAAAAGCCATATTTAACAGCTACAGTTAGAGAGACCGAAGAAGTTAGACCAAAAAAGAACGATAAGGAGTTTTTAGCTATTATTGAATCGATTAAAGAATTGGCTTTAAAAATAATTAGAGACAATCCAAACATTCCTAGTGAGGCTTCTTTTGCTATTAAGAATATTCAAAGCGATTCTTTCTTGATCAACTTTGTATCGTCTAATCTTAATTTAGATGTTAAGGCAAAGCAAGAATTATTAGAGATTGGTAGCTTACAAGAAAGGGCATTGGCAACATTGAAATATATGAATGTTGAAATGCAAAAGTTAGAGCTTAAAAACGATATACAGTCTAAAGTTAGAAATGACTTAGATCAACAGCAGAGAGAGTATTTCTTACACCAGCAAATGAAAACCATTCAAGAAGAATTGGGTGGTGTTTCTTATGATGAGGAATTAGAGGAGATGAAAATCAAGTCTAAAAAGAAAAAATGGGGTAAGAAAGTAAAAGAGCATTTTGATAAAGAATTAGCAAAAATGAAGCGGATGAATCCGCAGGTTGCAGAATATTCTATTCAAAGAAATTATTTAGATCTTATGCTAGATCTACCTTGGAAAGAGTTTTCAAAAGATAAATTCGATTTAAAAAGAGCACAAAGAATATTAGATCGAGACCATTATGGTTTAGAGGATGTCAAGAAAAGAATCATAGAGTATCTAGCGGTATTAAAACTGCGTAATGATATGAAATCTCCAATTTTGTGTTTGTACGGACCTCCGGGAGTTGGTAAAACTTCTTTAGGCAAATCTGTTGCAGAAGCATTAGGTAGAGAATACGTAAGAATGTCTTTGGGTGGTTTACGTGATGAAGCTGAAATTAGAGGACATCGTAAGACGTACATTGGTGCTATGCCAGGTAGAATTATTCAAAGTCTTAAAAAGGCAGGTACCTCAAATCCTGTATTTATACTTGATGAGATAGATAAGTTGTCTAATAGTAATCAAGGTGATCCATCTTCTGCGATGTTAGAGGTGTTGGATCCTGAGCAGAATAGTGATTTTCATGATAATTTTTTAGAGTTAGGTTATGACCTTTCTAAAGTGATGTTTGTAGCTACCGCTAATAATTTAGGTAGCATTCAGCCTGCACTTAGAGATCGAATGGAGATTATTCACGTAAGTGGTTATACCATAGAAGAAAAAGTAGAGATTGCTAAAAAGCATTTACTGCCAAAGCAATTAACAGAACATGGTTTAGATTCTAGTCATTTAAAAATTGGTAAGCCACAACTAGAGAAAATTGTTGAAGGTTATACCCGTGAATCTGGCGTACGTTCTTTAGAGAAGCAAATTGCCAAAATGGTACGTTACGCGGCTAAGTCTATCGCTACAGAAGAGGAATATGAGGTAAAGGTTAGTAATGAAGTTATTATTGAAGTATTGGGCGCACCAAAAATGGAGCGTGACAAGTATGAAAATAATGAGGTTGCAGGTGTAGTAACAGGTCTTGCTTGGACCAGTGTTGGGGGTGATATTTTGTTTATTGAATCTATACTTTCAAAAGGTAAAGGTACTATGAGTATTACTGGTAACCTTGGTAAAGTAATGAAGGAGTCTGCCACCATTGCAATGGAGTATATAAAATCTAATGCTGAAAGATTTGGAATAGACCCATCGGTTTTTGAAAAGTACAATGTGCATATTCACGTGCCAGAGGGTGCAACCCCTAAAGATGGCCCGAGTGCGGGTATAACCATGTTGACTTCTTTAGTTTCGTTATTCACACAAAAGCGAATTAAAAAGAGTTTGGCAATGACAGGGGAAATTACGCTACGTGGTAAAGTGTTACCAGTTGGTGGAATTAAAGAGAAGATTCTTGCTGCAAAAAGAGCAAAAATTAAAGAGATAATTCTTTGTGCAGATAATGAGCGTGATATCAAAGAAATCAAGGAATCTTACTTAAAAGGATTGACTTTTCACTATGTAAAAGAAATGTCTGAAGTAATTGATATTGCAATTACAGATGTCAAAGTAAAAAACGCGAAGGAGCTATAG
- a CDS encoding RNA polymerase sigma factor — protein sequence MSQQREHIDELVQLCMAGKQSAQLEVYNRYYKAMFNTSLRIVKDTAQAEDIMQESFLSAFTKLHTFKGEVTFGSWLKRIVINNSIHQYRKQQKKNEVALDEVLYKVEDNDGIASDHVFTELKAQKVMETMKDLKDNYRISLTLHLIEGFDYDEISEIMNISYANCRTTVSRAKESLRKKLILAV from the coding sequence TTGAGCCAACAAAGAGAACATATTGATGAGCTAGTGCAATTGTGCATGGCCGGTAAACAGAGTGCACAGCTAGAAGTGTACAATAGGTATTACAAGGCTATGTTCAATACATCTCTAAGAATCGTAAAAGACACTGCCCAAGCAGAAGACATTATGCAAGAATCGTTTCTAAGCGCATTTACGAAACTGCATACTTTTAAAGGGGAAGTAACTTTTGGATCCTGGTTAAAGCGCATTGTTATTAACAACAGCATACATCAATATAGAAAGCAACAAAAAAAGAATGAAGTTGCTTTAGATGAAGTATTGTACAAGGTCGAAGATAATGACGGAATTGCATCTGACCATGTGTTTACAGAACTAAAGGCTCAAAAAGTGATGGAAACCATGAAAGATTTAAAAGACAATTACAGAATTTCTTTGACCTTACATCTAATTGAAGGGTTCGATTATGATGAAATCAGCGAAATCATGAACATTAGCTATGCTAATTGCAGAACTACCGTTTCACGAGCTAAAGAAAGTCTTAGAAAAAAATTAATACTCGCAGTCTAA
- a CDS encoding DUF4097 family beta strand repeat-containing protein — translation MKTILYKYTWLLLLAFTTVANANDTSFDGKHTKEKTIKKEFNVNANALLKINNSYGNLNITSWNENRVVIEVHIKTNGNNEEKVQKKLDEISIDFEASNERVSAETIFNKNNNGWGWSWGNNNNVNMQINYTIKVPVKNNVDLSNDYGNISLDRIDGHARINCDYGRLDLGELRGRNNRLNFDYTSKSTIGYINSGEIRADYSGFTIAKAGNLAINADYTNANIGTMDNLEYTSDYGNMDIDELKSIDGNGDYITVKLGIVHGDVSIVADYGSIRIEELAADAGNVNIRTDYTGIKIGYHSDYHFDFDISTSYSGVSGKDDFTINISTEKSSDKHYEGFYGSKGSGNKMTLSSDYGGISFTKK, via the coding sequence ATGAAAACTATACTATATAAATACACGTGGTTACTTTTACTTGCCTTTACCACTGTAGCAAATGCAAATGACACTTCTTTTGATGGCAAGCATACTAAAGAAAAAACCATTAAAAAAGAGTTTAATGTTAATGCTAATGCACTGCTGAAAATCAACAACTCTTACGGTAATTTAAATATTACTTCTTGGAACGAGAATAGGGTCGTTATTGAAGTTCACATTAAAACCAATGGTAATAACGAAGAAAAGGTTCAGAAAAAACTAGATGAAATATCTATTGATTTTGAAGCCAGTAACGAGCGTGTTTCCGCAGAAACTATTTTCAATAAAAATAATAATGGCTGGGGATGGAGCTGGGGAAATAACAATAATGTTAACATGCAAATCAACTACACCATTAAAGTTCCTGTAAAGAACAATGTTGACCTAAGTAACGATTACGGCAATATTAGCCTAGATAGAATTGATGGCCACGCTAGAATTAATTGTGACTACGGAAGGTTAGATTTAGGGGAACTAAGAGGTCGTAATAATCGTTTAAATTTCGATTACACCTCTAAGTCTACGATTGGGTATATCAATAGTGGAGAAATAAGAGCTGACTACTCTGGTTTCACCATAGCAAAAGCAGGTAATCTTGCCATAAATGCAGACTACACCAACGCAAATATTGGTACTATGGATAATCTTGAATATACTAGCGACTATGGCAATATGGATATCGACGAACTAAAAAGTATTGATGGTAATGGCGATTATATTACTGTAAAATTAGGTATTGTACATGGTGATGTTTCTATTGTGGCTGACTATGGTTCTATTAGAATTGAAGAGCTTGCTGCAGATGCCGGCAATGTAAATATTAGAACAGATTACACGGGAATCAAAATTGGATATCATAGCGACTATCATTTTGATTTCGATATTTCTACTAGTTATTCTGGAGTTAGTGGAAAAGACGACTTTACTATTAATATCAGCACAGAAAAATCTTCTGATAAACACTATGAAGGCTTTTATGGCTCTAAAGGAAGTGGAAATAAAATGACACTATCAAGTGACTATGGCGGAATCAGTTTCACCAAAAAATAA
- a CDS encoding head GIN domain-containing protein: protein MRKLSLLVCAGFLSLSCSAQWGKTIKGNGNNVTVERSTGDYDGVAVSGWFDIDLVSGSEGEIILEGEENLLEYIITEVKDGKLVIKTEKGVNLKSSNWKSGIHITVPVESISSVAMSGSGDIVGKTKIKADKFSTAMSGSGDITLDIDTSSISASMSGSGDISLSGRTTDFEATISGSGDIEAYGLEADNVEATVSGSADIQVTANKSIKARVSGSGDISYRGNPEKVNTKTSGSGDISKG, encoded by the coding sequence ATGAGAAAATTAAGTTTATTAGTATGTGCAGGTTTTTTATCTCTTTCTTGTTCAGCACAATGGGGAAAAACCATAAAAGGAAACGGAAACAATGTAACCGTTGAAAGAAGTACTGGAGATTATGACGGAGTAGCTGTTTCTGGCTGGTTCGATATCGATTTAGTTTCTGGCAGTGAAGGGGAAATTATTTTAGAAGGGGAAGAAAACCTTTTAGAATATATTATTACAGAAGTAAAAGATGGAAAACTAGTTATTAAAACTGAAAAGGGTGTCAACCTAAAATCAAGCAATTGGAAATCTGGGATTCATATTACCGTACCTGTAGAATCTATAAGTTCTGTGGCTATGTCTGGTTCTGGAGATATCGTTGGAAAGACAAAAATTAAAGCAGATAAATTCAGTACAGCCATGTCAGGATCTGGTGATATTACCTTAGATATTGATACGAGCTCTATTTCTGCTTCAATGTCAGGATCCGGAGATATTTCATTAAGCGGTAGGACTACCGATTTTGAAGCAACTATTTCTGGTAGTGGGGATATTGAAGCATATGGTCTTGAGGCTGATAATGTTGAGGCAACCGTTTCTGGATCTGCAGACATACAAGTAACTGCAAATAAATCTATAAAAGCACGTGTATCTGGATCAGGTGATATCTCTTACAGAGGAAATCCCGAAAAGGTGAATACTAAAACTTCAGGTTCTGGAGACATATCTAAAGGATAA
- a CDS encoding MFS transporter has translation MGKTLAAKGSKKLLNAWAFYDWANSVYTLTIASSIFPIYYSSLFVSKDELVSAFGFDMKQTVLISIVTAFTFLVVAFLSPVLSGIADYVGNKKMFMKFFCYTGSIGCMGLYWFDLEQIHLSLLFYFMGLIGYWGSLVFYNSYLPDIAFEEQQDSISAKGFSLGYFGSVLLLLLNLAMVMKPEWFGFDIGETEDTLNAAKVEAMRISFITVGVWWLLFSQYTFWVLPKGVGKGHKITRDVLFNGLKELKVVWGQLKENERLKRYLNAFFVFSMAVQTIMLVAVYFGEKEIAWVSASEKTTGLIISVLVIQLVAIAGAITTSKASDKFGNIKTLIAVNAIWMLLCVYAYFMVTPIQFYIAAGFVGLVMGGVQSLGRSTYSKFLPETEDTTSYFSFYDVAEKIGIVIGMALFAIIDQVSNMRYAILFLFVFFLGGIILLFRVDESKKPL, from the coding sequence ATGGGGAAGACACTAGCAGCAAAAGGAAGTAAAAAATTATTGAACGCATGGGCTTTTTATGACTGGGCAAATTCAGTGTATACACTGACTATAGCCTCTTCTATATTTCCTATCTATTATTCTTCACTTTTTGTTTCTAAAGATGAGTTGGTTTCGGCTTTCGGTTTTGATATGAAACAGACCGTACTCATTTCAATAGTTACTGCTTTTACCTTTCTTGTAGTAGCATTTTTATCACCCGTATTATCGGGCATTGCAGATTATGTGGGCAATAAGAAAATGTTCATGAAATTTTTCTGCTATACTGGTAGTATAGGCTGTATGGGTTTGTATTGGTTCGATCTAGAACAAATTCATTTAAGTCTACTATTCTATTTTATGGGATTAATAGGCTATTGGGGAAGTCTTGTTTTTTATAATTCATATTTGCCTGATATTGCTTTTGAAGAGCAACAAGATAGTATTAGCGCAAAAGGATTTTCTTTAGGGTATTTTGGTAGTGTTCTTTTGTTATTGTTGAATTTAGCTATGGTTATGAAACCAGAATGGTTCGGTTTTGATATTGGTGAAACAGAAGACACGCTAAATGCAGCTAAAGTAGAAGCGATGAGAATATCGTTTATAACCGTTGGTGTGTGGTGGTTGCTTTTTAGTCAATATACATTTTGGGTGTTACCAAAAGGGGTGGGTAAAGGTCATAAAATTACACGCGACGTTCTTTTTAATGGTCTTAAAGAGCTCAAAGTAGTTTGGGGTCAATTGAAAGAAAATGAAAGACTAAAGCGTTATTTAAATGCCTTTTTTGTATTTAGTATGGCTGTCCAAACAATAATGTTAGTTGCGGTGTATTTTGGAGAAAAAGAAATTGCTTGGGTTTCTGCAAGTGAAAAAACTACAGGTTTGATTATTAGTGTTTTGGTAATTCAATTGGTAGCAATAGCTGGTGCTATAACCACCTCTAAGGCATCTGATAAATTTGGAAATATTAAAACCTTAATTGCGGTTAATGCAATTTGGATGTTACTATGTGTTTACGCTTATTTTATGGTAACACCAATTCAATTTTACATCGCTGCCGGTTTTGTAGGATTGGTAATGGGAGGTGTTCAGTCTTTAGGTAGATCTACATACTCGAAATTTTTACCAGAAACAGAAGACACCACGTCGTATTTTAGTTTTTATGACGTCGCTGAAAAAATTGGTATTGTTATCGGTATGGCACTCTTTGCTATAATTGATCAGGTGAGTAATATGCGATATGCCATTTTGTTTTTGTTTGTATTCTTTTTAGGCGGTATTATATTGTTATTTAGGGTAGATGAATCAAAAAAGCCCCTATAA
- a CDS encoding M48 family metallopeptidase, with translation MRKLVLIVFVFIGVSACKVNPFTGQKTLNFYPNSQVFPSAFAQYDTFLTENNVVTGTADAQMITRVGQRISSAAERWLTANGHPGYLADYKWEYNLVKDETVNAWCMPGGKIVFYTGILPITQTETGVAVVMGHEVAHALADHGAQRMSAGTLQQIGAVAGNVAIKNQQTLGLFNQAYGVGTQYLGMLPFSRSHETEADRIGLQIMAIAGYDPYEAAELWKRMKANSGGEAPPEFMSTHPSNDTRINNLTAWAPDAEAEAAKFGVTKFQ, from the coding sequence ATGAGAAAATTAGTATTAATTGTATTTGTATTTATAGGCGTTTCAGCTTGTAAAGTAAATCCGTTTACGGGTCAGAAAACTTTGAATTTTTATCCGAATAGTCAGGTGTTTCCTTCTGCCTTTGCGCAATACGACACTTTTTTAACTGAGAATAATGTTGTTACTGGTACAGCAGATGCTCAAATGATTACTAGAGTGGGTCAGCGTATTTCTTCTGCTGCAGAACGTTGGTTAACTGCAAACGGACACCCGGGTTATTTAGCAGACTATAAGTGGGAATATAACTTGGTAAAAGATGAAACTGTAAACGCTTGGTGTATGCCGGGTGGTAAAATTGTATTTTATACAGGTATTTTACCAATTACTCAGACAGAAACTGGTGTTGCAGTGGTAATGGGTCATGAGGTAGCTCATGCTCTTGCTGATCACGGTGCACAACGTATGAGTGCAGGTACATTACAACAAATAGGTGCTGTTGCGGGTAATGTTGCAATTAAAAATCAACAAACTTTAGGCTTGTTCAATCAGGCTTACGGTGTAGGTACGCAGTACTTGGGTATGTTACCATTTAGCAGAAGTCACGAAACTGAAGCAGATAGAATAGGTTTGCAGATTATGGCTATTGCCGGTTACGATCCTTATGAGGCTGCAGAGCTTTGGAAAAGAATGAAGGCAAACAGTGGAGGAGAGGCTCCGCCAGAATTCATGAGTACACACCCTTCTAATGATACAAGAATTAATAACCTAACGGCTTGGGCACCAGATGCCGAGGCAGAAGCTGCAAAATTTGGAGTAACTAAATTCCAATAA
- a CDS encoding glycoside hydrolase family 31 protein — protein sequence MITNTELEYKGNLYPNHIVEFSQDSDKLYFTTDNGVVLQITILRGSIIRFRYATNYNFEPDFSYAIDPDATMGYSKLEIVENDTEYVVATARLSILVDKMTLRTQISDLEGNIISEDELGFHWEENYEYGGNTVKLSKITQSGESFYGMGDKAMHSNLKGKRVENWVTDQFAFAKEQDPLYKAIPFYVGLNKGKAYGIYFDNSFRTGFDFSQERRNITSFWADGGEMNYYFIFGPDMPKVVSSYSSLTGTPELPPMWALGFHQSKWSYYPESNVKEIASDFRKHRIPCDAIYLDIDYMDGFRCFTWNKEHFPDPKRMISELEEDGFKTVVMIDPGIKVDRDYWIYNEALENDYFCKRGDGPLMHGKVWPGECNFPDFTNPAVREWWAELYKEFMSELGVHAVWNDMNEPAVMEVPTKTAPLDTRHNYDGHPCTHRKAHNVYGMQMVRATYEGVKKYVYPKRPFVITRAAFAGTQRYSSTWTGDNVATWEHLWIANVQVQRMCLSGYSFVGSDIGGFAEQPDGELFARWVQLGIFHPFCRVHSSGDHGDQEPWSFGSEITDIVRKFINLRYQLLPYLYTMFYKYTKENIPMVQSLVFFDQEDNQTHFRTDEFIFGEKILVCPIQEPNAQGRRMYIPRGEWYDFWTNEHVTGGKEKWVAAEIDMLPIFVKAGAIIPKYPVQQYVGEKKIEELVLEVYYKEGIEASEVYEDSDDGYDYKKGRYSLSNYKLTGKENSLTIQLFKDGTFETEYEMIKLNFHGLPFEVDSVMIDNEKIALDSISVNENNDLRIDKNFTLLHLSGKQ from the coding sequence ATGATCACAAATACAGAGCTTGAGTATAAAGGTAATTTATACCCAAACCATATCGTTGAATTTTCACAAGACTCAGATAAATTATACTTCACAACAGACAACGGTGTTGTTTTACAAATAACAATATTAAGAGGTAGCATAATTCGTTTCAGGTATGCTACCAATTATAATTTCGAACCAGATTTTTCATATGCCATTGACCCAGATGCAACAATGGGTTATAGTAAGTTAGAAATTGTAGAGAATGATACAGAGTACGTGGTAGCTACTGCACGTTTAAGTATTCTAGTAGATAAAATGACGTTACGTACTCAAATTTCAGATTTAGAGGGAAATATCATTAGTGAAGATGAATTAGGTTTTCATTGGGAAGAAAACTATGAATATGGTGGTAATACCGTAAAATTGAGTAAAATTACCCAGTCGGGAGAGAGTTTTTATGGCATGGGCGATAAAGCCATGCATAGTAACCTAAAGGGTAAAAGAGTAGAGAATTGGGTAACCGATCAATTTGCTTTTGCAAAAGAGCAAGATCCGCTTTACAAGGCGATACCATTTTACGTTGGCTTAAATAAAGGCAAAGCTTACGGTATTTATTTTGACAACAGTTTTAGAACAGGTTTCGATTTTTCGCAAGAGCGAAGAAATATAACAAGCTTTTGGGCAGATGGTGGCGAAATGAATTATTACTTCATTTTTGGACCAGATATGCCAAAAGTAGTGAGTTCATATTCAAGTCTTACCGGTACGCCAGAATTGCCACCAATGTGGGCATTAGGCTTTCACCAATCTAAATGGAGCTATTACCCAGAAAGTAATGTAAAAGAAATAGCTAGTGATTTTAGAAAACATCGAATTCCGTGTGATGCCATTTATTTGGATATAGATTACATGGATGGGTTTAGATGTTTTACTTGGAATAAAGAGCACTTTCCTGATCCAAAGAGAATGATTTCAGAATTGGAAGAAGATGGTTTCAAGACTGTGGTGATGATTGATCCAGGTATAAAAGTGGATCGTGATTACTGGATTTATAACGAAGCATTAGAAAACGATTATTTCTGTAAAAGGGGAGATGGCCCGTTAATGCATGGTAAGGTGTGGCCTGGGGAATGTAATTTTCCAGATTTCACTAATCCTGCAGTTCGAGAATGGTGGGCAGAATTGTATAAAGAATTTATGTCAGAATTGGGAGTTCATGCCGTTTGGAATGACATGAACGAACCGGCAGTTATGGAAGTGCCAACAAAAACGGCACCTTTAGATACCCGTCATAATTACGACGGGCACCCATGTACACACAGAAAAGCGCACAACGTTTATGGTATGCAGATGGTAAGGGCAACCTATGAAGGTGTTAAAAAGTATGTATATCCAAAAAGACCATTTGTAATAACAAGAGCCGCATTTGCAGGTACACAACGATATTCTTCTACTTGGACAGGCGATAATGTAGCTACTTGGGAGCATTTATGGATAGCCAACGTACAGGTACAGCGTATGTGTTTAAGCGGCTATTCTTTTGTAGGCTCTGATATAGGCGGATTTGCCGAACAACCAGATGGCGAATTATTTGCCAGATGGGTACAATTAGGAATTTTTCATCCGTTTTGTAGAGTACATTCAAGTGGAGATCATGGTGATCAAGAACCATGGTCATTTGGTTCAGAGATAACAGATATCGTTAGAAAGTTTATAAATCTACGCTATCAACTGTTGCCGTATTTGTACACCATGTTCTATAAATACACGAAAGAAAACATACCTATGGTTCAGTCTTTAGTGTTCTTTGATCAAGAAGATAATCAAACGCATTTTAGAACTGACGAGTTTATTTTTGGAGAGAAAATATTGGTTTGCCCTATTCAAGAACCCAATGCACAAGGACGCAGAATGTACATACCTCGTGGAGAGTGGTACGATTTTTGGACCAACGAACATGTAACAGGAGGTAAAGAGAAATGGGTAGCGGCTGAAATTGATATGCTTCCAATTTTTGTAAAGGCCGGAGCTATAATTCCAAAGTATCCTGTTCAACAATATGTTGGAGAAAAGAAAATAGAAGAATTAGTCTTAGAAGTATATTATAAAGAAGGTATAGAAGCATCTGAGGTATATGAGGATTCAGATGATGGGTATGACTATAAGAAAGGGCGGTATTCTTTGAGTAATTATAAGTTGACAGGTAAAGAAAATTCATTGACAATTCAGTTATTTAAAGATGGAACTTTTGAGACCGAGTATGAGATGATAAAGCTTAATTTTCATGGACTTCCTTTTGAAGTTGATAGTGTTATGATAGACAATGAAAAAATAGCATTAGATAGTATATCGGTTAACGAAAACAATGATTTGCGAATAGACAAAAACTTTACGCTATTGCATTTATCAGGAAAACAATAA